The segment TTGCCAGCAAAGCGGCAAACAAAATTCCACGTTTCATAATTCTCCTTTCCGGCAGCTTATCGATTGCTACCGTTGCGCTAGTCTGCCAGATCGGACCAAAAAGACCTTAAGACGTAGTCTGAATACATTGAGGATAATCTGAAATAAGAGTTTTCTGCCGGAAGGGAAGCCCGGCTTTGGCCGGGCGGGAAAGCGGTTACACCAGAATCGCGTTGATGGCCTCTAACTCTGCTTCGCTCAGCGCAGGCTGGCTCAGCATGGCAACGGCATCATCAATTTGCGCAGTTTTACTGGCACCAATCAATACTGAGGTGACGCGGGTATCACGCAGCACCCAACTCAGCGCCATCTGCGCCAGTTTCTGGTCACGCTGCTGTGCAATGTTTTGCAATGCACGGACCTTGGCCATTTTTTCCTGTGTCAGTTGGTCTTCACGCAGGAATTTGCTGCCGCTGGCCACCCTTGAATCCTCGGGAATACCTTGCAGATAACGGTCAGTCAGAACGCCACCAGCCAGTGGTGAGAAGGCGATGCAGCCGACGCCATTGTCGCCCAATACATCCAGCAACCCTTGTTCCGGCGCGCGCTCAAACATCGAGTAGCGTGGCTGGTGAATCAGGCAGGGCGTACCGAGGTCGCGCAGAATGGCAATCGCTTCAGCGGCGCGCTCTGCCGGGTAATTTGAGATGGCGGCATACAGCGCTTTGCCCTGGCGCACCACCTGATCCAGCGCCCGCATGGTTTCTTCCAGCGGGGTTTCCGGGTCCGGACGATGGTGATAAAAGATATCCACGTATTCCAACCCCATGCGTTTCAGGCTTTGATCGAGGCTGGAAATCAGATACTTGCGCGAACCCCAGTCACCATAGGGGCCATCCCACATGGTGTAACCGGCTTTGGTGGAGATTAACAACTCATCACGATAGCCACGGAAATCCTCCCGCAGAATGCGCCCAAAATTCTCTTCAGCCGATCCCGGCGGCGGTCCGTAGTTATTTGCCAGGTCAAAATGCGTGATGCCGCAATCAAAAGCGTGGCGCAGCAGTTCGCGGCTGTTATCAACCCGGGTGCTGTCGCCAAAGTTGTGCCACAAGCCAAGCGAAATCGCTGGAAGTTTCAGGCCACTACGACCACTGCGGCGATATTGCATCTGTTGATAACGTTCGGGATGGGGAAAAACACTCATGCAGCGTTCCTGTCTCAAAGGGGGAGAAAGTGTCATCAGCATAGCAGTGTATGCGTTTACACTAATGGCAAACGCGTCGGCGATCGCAACTTACGGATTTTTCCGTCATCGTAACGTTCTGTTGCCAGATCATTCTGAGAAATGATGTTGAAAATCTAACCAATTCAGCCGCATCGCTAATACTCCAGATATAACCCACCAAGGAGTCGCTGCGCATGAAAACCCTCAAAGTTGGCGAATTTTTGTTGATGCGTTTACAGCAAGCGGGGATCCGGCACCTGTTTGGCGTGCCGGGGGATTACAATTTACAGTTTCTCGATAGCGTCATTGCGCATCCCGATATCACCTGGGTCGGCTGCGCTAACGAGCTGAATGCGGCCTATGCGGCGGATGGTTATGGCCGTTGTAACGGCGCTGCCGCCTTGCTGACCACTTTCGGCGTCGGCGAGTTAAGTGCGATCAACGGTATCGCTGGCAGTTACGCCGAATATGTACCGGTGATTCATATCGTGGGTGCACCGGCCAGCCAGGTACAGAGCCAGGGGGATTGTGTCCATCATTCTCTGGGCGATGGCGATTTCCGTCACTTCAGCCGTATGGCGCAGGAGGTGAGTGCGGCGAGCGCGGTGCTGACCGCAGAGAATGCGGTACAGGAAATCGATCGCGTGATGGGTGAAGCCCTGTATCAACACCGCCCTGGTTATTTGCTGTTGGCGGTCGATGTTGCTCAGGCCGAGGTCACCTTACCGCTGCCATCCTCTGCCATCACGTCGCTTCCTTCCGCGGTAGATGCCTTTGCGACAGCGGCGGAAGCTATGCTGTCATCGGCTCAACATGTGGCGCTGCTGGCCGATTTCCTTGCCGCGCGCTGGCAACTGCAATCCCCCCTGGCTGCCCTGCGTCAGCTGCGTGCCATTCCTGCCGCCACCCTGTTGATGGGCAAAGGCGTGCTGGATGAGCAGCAGCCAGGCTTTGTCGGCACCTATGCCGGGGAGGGCAGTACGCCAGCGGTGCGGGCGGCCATAGAAGAAACTGACGTGACTGTCTGCGTCGGTGTTCGTTTCACCGATACCTTAACCGCCGGTTTTACCCAGCAGCTCCCCACAGAAAAACTTATCGACCTGCAACCGTTCCATGCTGTGGTTGCCGGGGAAACCTTCTCGCCCTTAAGCATGGCAGAAGCGCTGGGCGTGCTGGAACCTTTGTTCCGACGTTATGGCGAACGTTGGGCTATCGGTGGCATGGCGACACGGGAAGATACATCGGATGATGATGCTTTCATCAGTCAGCATGCCTTCTGGCAGGCAATGCAGCGTTTCCTGCTGCCAGGTGATATTATCCTTGCCGATCAAGGTACTGCCGCCTTTGGTGCCGCCGCTTTACGCCTCCCCGAGGATGTGCAATTGCTGGTTCAGCCGCTCTGGGGTTCGATTGGCTATACTTTACCCGCCGCCTTTGGTGCGCAAACCGCGCAGCCGCAACGGCGGGTAATTCTCATCATCGGCGACGGTTCGGCTCAGTTAACCATCCAGGAGCTGGGATCCATGCAGCGCGATGGTCAGCAGCCGATTATTTTTCTTCTCAATAATGAAGGTTATACCGTCGAACGCGCGATTCATGGCGCGCATCAGCGTTACAACGACATTGCGCAGTGGAACTGGACTGCGCTGCCGCAGGCGCTCAGTCTGACGGGAGAAGCGCAAAGCTGGCGCGTCAGCGAAACGGTGCAACTGGAGGCGGTGATGGCACGGCTGGCGAATAATCAGCGTTTGTCGCTGGTGGAAGTGGTGCTGGATAAAGAAGATATCCCACCATTGCTGCGTAAAGTGACTGCCTCGCTGCATCAGCGCAACGGCGGCTGAATTCGGACAGTTGCCTCTGTGCAGTCCAGCCACTGCATGGCAGGATGTGGTCGCACCTGAGTGATTACGCCCATCTGACGCACTGATGGGCGTTGTTGTTTTATTGGCAGGCTTTTATAGTGTCTTGCAATTATTTATGACCCAAGCGGAGCAGCAGAAGAATGACAAAATACGCCCTGGTCGGCGATGTGGGCGGCACCAATGCCCGTCTCGCCCTGTGTGAGGTGGAAACCGGTGCCATCTCCCAGGCCAA is part of the Pantoea phytobeneficialis genome and harbors:
- the mgrA gene encoding L-glyceraldehyde 3-phosphate reductase is translated as MSVFPHPERYQQMQYRRSGRSGLKLPAISLGLWHNFGDSTRVDNSRELLRHAFDCGITHFDLANNYGPPPGSAEENFGRILREDFRGYRDELLISTKAGYTMWDGPYGDWGSRKYLISSLDQSLKRMGLEYVDIFYHHRPDPETPLEETMRALDQVVRQGKALYAAISNYPAERAAEAIAILRDLGTPCLIHQPRYSMFERAPEQGLLDVLGDNGVGCIAFSPLAGGVLTDRYLQGIPEDSRVASGSKFLREDQLTQEKMAKVRALQNIAQQRDQKLAQMALSWVLRDTRVTSVLIGASKTAQIDDAVAMLSQPALSEAELEAINAILV
- a CDS encoding thiamine pyrophosphate-binding protein, giving the protein MKTLKVGEFLLMRLQQAGIRHLFGVPGDYNLQFLDSVIAHPDITWVGCANELNAAYAADGYGRCNGAAALLTTFGVGELSAINGIAGSYAEYVPVIHIVGAPASQVQSQGDCVHHSLGDGDFRHFSRMAQEVSAASAVLTAENAVQEIDRVMGEALYQHRPGYLLLAVDVAQAEVTLPLPSSAITSLPSAVDAFATAAEAMLSSAQHVALLADFLAARWQLQSPLAALRQLRAIPAATLLMGKGVLDEQQPGFVGTYAGEGSTPAVRAAIEETDVTVCVGVRFTDTLTAGFTQQLPTEKLIDLQPFHAVVAGETFSPLSMAEALGVLEPLFRRYGERWAIGGMATREDTSDDDAFISQHAFWQAMQRFLLPGDIILADQGTAAFGAAALRLPEDVQLLVQPLWGSIGYTLPAAFGAQTAQPQRRVILIIGDGSAQLTIQELGSMQRDGQQPIIFLLNNEGYTVERAIHGAHQRYNDIAQWNWTALPQALSLTGEAQSWRVSETVQLEAVMARLANNQRLSLVEVVLDKEDIPPLLRKVTASLHQRNGG